One window of the Peromyscus leucopus breed LL Stock chromosome 17, UCI_PerLeu_2.1, whole genome shotgun sequence genome contains the following:
- the LOC119089203 gene encoding cell wall protein DAN4-like, translating into MAGSRRLALALASAVLVFSGVAFTVFRESTVATGSPSPDTTSDASSSSTEPTSTPSTSSPDSSSTSPETMPATSTSSPEPMSTTSSSSPEPMSTTSSSSPEPPPATSTPSPESTSTPSTPSPEPTSATSPPTPDSSSTSANPDSVSPEPETASLPSSGSPGSELSTASGSELSTALGPGQGSLWIPTSHRNPGVVIAVCLLVSVLLIGSVFTAVRRCNRDAPAFHNLDTVSMGSVSQRLPFADRLQS; encoded by the exons ATGGCGGGTTCCCGACGGCTGGCGCTGGCGCTGGCCTCTGCCGTCCTGGTATTCTCAG GTGTCGCTTTTACAGTATTCAGGGAGAGCACAGTAGCAACGGGATCCCCAAGTCCAGACACAACATCTGACGCCTCATCCTCAAGTACAGAGCCAACATCTACCCCCTCCACCTCAAGTCCAGACTCCAGCTCCACAAGTCCAGAGACAATGCCTGCCACCTCCACCTCAAGTCCAGAGCCAATGTCTACCACCTCATCCTCAAGTCCAGAGCCAATGTCTACCACCTCATCCTCAAGTCCAGAGCCACCGCCTGCCACCTCCACCCCAAGTCCAGAGTCAACATCTACCCCCTCCACCCCAAGTCCAGAGCCAACGTCTGCCACCTCACCCCCCACTCCAGACTCCAGTTCCACAAGTGCAAACCCAGACTCTGTCTCCCCGGAGCCAGAAACagcctctctccccagctctggctCTCCAGGTTCTGAGCTGAGCACTGCGTCAGGTTCTGAGCTGAGCACTGCGTTGGGTCCTGGCCAGG GCAGCCTGTGGATCCCCACATCACACAGGAACCCGGGCGTGGTGATTGCCGTGTGTCTGCTTGTGTCTGTCTTGCTCATTGGCTCTGTGTTCACTGCCGTCAGACGCTGTAATCGAGATGCGCCAGCTTTTCATAATCTGGATACCGTATCCATG GGCAGTGTGAGCCAGAGGCTGCCGTTTGCAGACCGCCTACAGTCCTGA